Genomic window (Spirosoma sp. KCTC 42546):
AAAAGCCTTGAATTGATTCTTCTGGTCTCTGGAAGTCTACTGGTTAACCCTACGTCAGTTTGGCGCCTACTTTGGCATATTTTCCACGCCAGTGTTTCCAGCGTTTATGGGACCAGAGCCAGTCGGACGGGTGATTTCGGATGGTGGTTTCTATTTGATCCCGATAGCGTTCTAAAATAGTACCAGGTGGTAAATCTGTGTAAGGGGGCTCAGCAAGAAGCTTTACGGAAACTTCGTAATACCCCCGACGTACACGAACTGGCTCCATATAAAATACCGGCAGGTTCCGGCTGCGGGCCAGCCGTTCTGCACCGGGATAAAATGGAGTATCCCGATGCAGAAAATCAGTCCAGTAGGCCTGTTCAGGCACATCAGGTACCTGATCCGACATAAGGCCAATCAAGCGGGGAATATGCTTTCGGGCGGCCATCTGCCGAGGTAAGGTATGCATTGGGGTTGGAACAGCTCCGAAACTAGATCGGATCTGATACATCACCTTCTCGAAAAATGAATTGGTTAGGGGTTTATAAATGCTGTCGACGGGGATCCCCTTCTGCACAAAAGCCCCTGGAATCCACTCCCAGTTTCCCTGATGAGATGTCATGCCTATAGCCGTCTGACCTGCGCGTATCTTTTCCTGAACTAACTCTGGATTAGTGACCCGAACACGTTTCTGTAATTCATCGGGTGAAAGAGCGGGTAACTTGATGATTTCAACAAATAAATCCGCTAAATCCTGGTAAAAACCCTTCATAATCTGGCGGATTTCGGAGGGGGATTTTTCCGGAAATGAGAACCGTAAATTTTCCAGAACAACTGTACGCCGGTAACGAACTATATGGAGAAGTAAAAAAGCCAGTACATCAGAAATGCCATATAGTATACCAAGTGGCAGACGCGATAATAGCCGAAAAAATTTCATCTGGATAACGTAGAGCGGGCAGAAGCCGAAAGCACTGCTTTTGCCAAAAATTAAAAAAATACTAAAACTCGTTGGTGGTATTGAATTTTTGCTTTATTTGTGAACGGATACTTAAGTTATCATTGGAAACGCATTGGTTAGGGTCTCGTTTGACCGGTTTAGTAGTTGAATTACACTATTTGCCCTGTTTAGATTATGTGTCGGGGCTAATGCGGTTTGGAGGAGTGCAAATCGAAGCCCATGAGCATTACCAGAAACAAAGCTATCGAAACAGGTGCTATGTTCGGACAGCTAACAAAATTGATACGCTAACAGTGCCCGTACAGCAGAGAACGCACCATCAGCCCATTCGTGATCTTCGGATAGCGAACGACCAGGCCTGGCAGATGCACCACTGGCGATGCCTGAAGGCGGGTTATGGGAAAGCCCCATTTTTTGAATACTATGCGCCCTATTTTGAGCCGGTTTATCAAAAAAAATGGACTTTTTTATTTGACTTGAATCTGGAACTGCTGACAATTTGTCTGAAATTGATGCAGCTACGGATACCAATAAACCTGACAGAATGGTATGATAAAACAACACCGGTCGGTCTATTTGACGCTCGATCGAGGTTGAATCCGGGAAATAGACCGGAAACGTATATATTCCACCAGCCGGTAGAATACCCGCAAAATTTTGGCGTTGAATTTGTACCAAACCTAAGTATTATAGACCTGTTGTTCTGTCAGGGACCGTCCGCTGCGGACGTGTTAAGGGCTGGCCTACGGGAGTGAACAAATCCTTAAAACTCTTCGTTAGGCACAGTATAGTAGCTTACCTAAGGAGACCCTAAAACGAATGGAAGCAAAATTCTCAAACCGCGTAAAGGAAGTCATCACGCTGAGTCGGGAAGAAGCCTTACGCTTAGGCCACGATTATATCGGCACAGAACACCTCTTGCTGGGTATGATTCGTGAGGGTGAGGGTGTAGCGGTGGGCTTACTGAAGAAACTCGGTATCTCACTCGACGAACTCCGGGTCACAATTGAACAGGCCACGAAAGGAACAGCCACCAACAACGTGAAAAATCTAGCGAATATTCCTCTGACCCGTCAGTCGGAAAAGACGCTGAAAATCACCTATTTGGAAGCTAAGATTTTCAAAAGCCCGCTCATTGGAACGGAACACCTGTTACTGTCGATTCTGCGTGATGAAGACAATGTCGCCACCCAGATTCTCAATAAATTCAATATTAACTACGAAGTCATTAAGGAGATGCTCGAATATCAATCTTCGGGAACCCGCCCGGTGATGGGTCCCGAAACCGACGATGACGACAACGACCGTGGCATGTTTGGCGGAAGCAGTTCCGGTTCAGGCAAAGATCCAAAAGGTACCGAGAAATCACGGACACCTGTACTGGATAACTTTGGCCGAGACCTGACCAAACTTGCCGAAGTTGGCAAACTCGATCCCATTGTTGGTCGCGAAAAAGAAATTGAACGGGTAGCTCAGATTCTGAGCCGCCGGAAGAAAAACAATCCAATCCTGATTGGTGAGCCAGGGGTTGGTAAAACGGCTATCGCCGAAGGACTGGCTCTGCGCATTGTGCAGAAGAAAGTTTCGCGGGTGCTATTCGGTAAGCGTGTTGTTACACTTGACCTTGCATCGCTCGTGGCAGGTACAAAGTACCGCGGACAGTTTGAAGAGCGGATGAAGGCCGTGATGAACGAGCTTGAAAAATCGCCGGAGGTTATTCTGTTCATTGATGAGTTGCACACGATAGTTGGAGCAGGTGGTGCGTCGGGTTCACTCGATGCGTCGAACATGTTCAAACCGGCATTGGCGCGGGGCGACATTCAATGTATCGGTGCTACCACACTTGATGAATATCGTCAGTATATCGAGAAGGATGGAGCCCTGGCTCGTCGTTTCCAGATGGTAATGGTGGATGCCACATCGATTGACGAAACCATCGAAATTCTGAATAACATCAAGGATAAATACGAAGATCACCACCATGTTGACTACACGAAAGAAGCTATCGAGGCTGCTGTGAAGTTGTCAGAACGGTATATCTCGGATCGATTCCTTCCTGATAAAGCTATTGACGTAATGGACGAAGTGGGTGCTCGTGTACACATTTCAAACATTACGGTTCCTGAAGATATTCTGAGACTCGAAGAGCAGATCGAGAACATCAAGAAGGAGAAAAATCAGGTTGTTAAGAGCCAGAAATACGAAGAAGCCGCTCAGCTTCGCGATAAGGAAAAACGCCTGATCGACCAGCTTGAGCGCGCGAAACAACTTTGGGAGGAAGACACCAAGAAACGTCGCTATAAGGTTACCGAAGAAAACGTGGCTGAAGTAGTAGCCATGATGACCGGTATTCCAGTGACGAGCGTATCGAACGATGAAGGCAAGAAACTTGTCAACATGGGCGATGAACTGAAAGGCCGTGTAATTGGTCAGCAGTCGGCCATTGACAAACTAGTGAAAGCTATTCAGCGGACGCGTGTTGGTTTAAAAGATCCTAAGAAACCTATCGGTTCGTTCATTTTCCTTGGCCCGACGGGTGTAGGTAAAACAGAACTTGCCAAAGTGCTGGCTACTTACCTGTTCGACAAAGACGATGCGCTGGTTCGTATCGATATGTCGGAATACATGGAGAAATTCAGCGTTAGCCGTTTGGTTGGGGCACCTCCAGGTTACGTGGGTTATGAAGAAGGTGGTCAGTTGACCGAAAAAATTCGTCGGAAGCCTTACAGTGTCGTGCTGTTGGATGAAATCGAAAAAGCCCACCCGGATGTGTTCAACATCCTGTTGCAGGTGCTTGACGATGGTATCCTGACCGACGGTCTGGGTCGCCGGGTTGATTTCCGGAACACAATCATCATCATGACCTCCAACATCGGGGTTCGTGACCTGAAAGATTTTGGTGCGGGTATCGGTTTCGCAACCAAGAAGAGCGCGGAAACACAGGATGATTTGATGAAGAGCACGATTCAAAGTGCACTGCGTAAAGCGTTCTCGCCTGAGTTCCTGAACCGTTTGGACGATGTGATTGTGTTTAACTCGCTCTTGCGCGAAGACATCCACAAAATCATTGACCTGATGCTGGGTAAACTGCTGGGCCGTGTTACCAACCTGGGTTATACTGTTGAACTGACAGAGAAGGCGAAAGACTTCCTGGCCGAGAAAGGGTATGATCCGCAGTACGGTGCCCGTCCGTTGAGTCGCGCTATCCAGCGTTACCTTGAAGACCCCGTTGCTGAAGAAATCCTAAAAGGTGAACTGAAAGACGGCGACGTCATTCTGGCCGACTACAGTGGTGAAGGCGAAACGCTGACCATTACGGTAAAGAAGCCCGAAGCAGTGGTTGAGTAATCGAAAATTGATTTATATAAAGAAGGGGCCTGACGTTCGAACGTCAGGCCCCTTCTTTATATAAATCAATCAAGTTCAGCAAGGAGTTCGTCAAGTTCCTTTGGGTCTAGATTTTCCTTTTCCGCTTTATCGTAAATGGTTAGTAAAATTATAGTTGTCTGAACAATGTGTAAATGAGTGATGACTCGTGCACCGCCACTTTTACCTTTGGCTTTACTCTTTATTGCTAACCTTACTTTATAGCAATTTTTTCCTAACGATGTCCCTGTATGTTGGATCTTCCTGTAAAGATGTAAACAATGAAGCTACATCTGTTTTTAGGGATGGATACTTTTTCGCTAAGCGTTTTAGGAGTTTATCAAATTTCTCAGTACTGAGAATACTATAGCTCATTTAAAACCTCCCATGCCGACCGTAGCTGTTTTTTGCCTTTCTTGAATTGATTGACCTCCTCGATAGCTTCTTTCAAATCAGTTTTCAGCTGTTCTTTAGTTACTGGTTTGTCATCGGCCTGTAGTAAATTGACAAGCTCTTGGCGCTCCTTAGGTGGCAATTGATTTCGAATAATACTGGCTAATTCAGCAATGCTTAATCGCGTATTAAAATGGACTGTAACGCTCATACAAAACACCGTTAGTTCTAGCCAAATTTACAGAAAATACATGTAAAGCGTAACAAGGCCTACAACAATAGCCTTACCATTATATATTCTTCTGCTTCACCTGATCAATCAGATACTCACTCGTCCGCATCGAACTAGCCAAGATCGTCCAGGTTACGTTTTTATCGCCCTGCGAAACGAAGGGAGCGGCATCAACTACGAACAGATTCTTTACGTCGTGAGCCTGCTGAAACTTGTTCAGCGCTGACTTTTGTGGGTCGTTTCCCATACGAACCGTACCTACCTCGTGGATAATACGACCGGGAGCTGCCAGTCCGTAACCATGAGCCGTATCAGGACCAGGCTTTGGGCCCAGTGGAGTGCCACCCATGGCATGAATGATCTCCTCGAACGTATCCTGCATGTGTTTGGCCTGCTTCACTTCATAATCCGACCATTTGTAGTGGAAGCGGAGTGTCGGGATGCCGTATTTATCGACTTTATTAGGATCAATTTCGCAGAAGTTCGATTCTAAAGGAACTGGCTCGCCCCGCCCCGACATGCTAACATAAGCACCGTAGAATCGACGGTAATCATCTTTCAGGCCTGCTCCATACCCGCCAGCGGCTTTTAGTTTGCCATCGCGACCGGGAATCGAACCGTTCTGAGATTCGATGCCTCCGCCATAGCCAGCACCGGGCATCCCCATACCACCACCGTACTCAATATGGTATCCACGTGGGAAATCTAATTTCTTATTATCCAGCCACCAGGGCGTAAACACGTGCATTCCGCCAACGCCATCTTCGTTGTAACGCTTGCGATCCATGAGGGCTGGTATAAAGCCAGATCGGCTGGCACCCGTCGAGTCATTCAGGTATTTGCCCACTACGCCACTGTTGTTGGCTAATCCATTGGGGAATCGTGGCGATTTAGAGTTCAGTAGTATCCGGGCCGATTCGCAGGTACTGGCTCCCAGCATGACTGCTTTAGCCTTTACCGTAATTTCCTCCAGCGTAATGTTATTTACATAGCTCACACCCGTGGCAAGACCTGTTTTCGAATCAGTAAGCACTTCGCGTACCATGGCACCATTTACAAGAGTAACATTCCCCGT
Coding sequences:
- a CDS encoding lysophospholipid acyltransferase family protein, whose product is MKFFRLLSRLPLGILYGISDVLAFLLLHIVRYRRTVVLENLRFSFPEKSPSEIRQIMKGFYQDLADLFVEIIKLPALSPDELQKRVRVTNPELVQEKIRAGQTAIGMTSHQGNWEWIPGAFVQKGIPVDSIYKPLTNSFFEKVMYQIRSSFGAVPTPMHTLPRQMAARKHIPRLIGLMSDQVPDVPEQAYWTDFLHRDTPFYPGAERLARSRNLPVFYMEPVRVRRGYYEVSVKLLAEPPYTDLPPGTILERYRDQIETTIRNHPSDWLWSHKRWKHWRGKYAKVGAKLT
- a CDS encoding WbqC family protein, with the protein product MPCLDYVSGLMRFGGVQIEAHEHYQKQSYRNRCYVRTANKIDTLTVPVQQRTHHQPIRDLRIANDQAWQMHHWRCLKAGYGKAPFFEYYAPYFEPVYQKKWTFLFDLNLELLTICLKLMQLRIPINLTEWYDKTTPVGLFDARSRLNPGNRPETYIFHQPVEYPQNFGVEFVPNLSIIDLLFCQGPSAADVLRAGLRE
- a CDS encoding ATP-dependent Clp protease ATP-binding subunit, producing the protein MEAKFSNRVKEVITLSREEALRLGHDYIGTEHLLLGMIREGEGVAVGLLKKLGISLDELRVTIEQATKGTATNNVKNLANIPLTRQSEKTLKITYLEAKIFKSPLIGTEHLLLSILRDEDNVATQILNKFNINYEVIKEMLEYQSSGTRPVMGPETDDDDNDRGMFGGSSSGSGKDPKGTEKSRTPVLDNFGRDLTKLAEVGKLDPIVGREKEIERVAQILSRRKKNNPILIGEPGVGKTAIAEGLALRIVQKKVSRVLFGKRVVTLDLASLVAGTKYRGQFEERMKAVMNELEKSPEVILFIDELHTIVGAGGASGSLDASNMFKPALARGDIQCIGATTLDEYRQYIEKDGALARRFQMVMVDATSIDETIEILNNIKDKYEDHHHVDYTKEAIEAAVKLSERYISDRFLPDKAIDVMDEVGARVHISNITVPEDILRLEEQIENIKKEKNQVVKSQKYEEAAQLRDKEKRLIDQLERAKQLWEEDTKKRRYKVTEENVAEVVAMMTGIPVTSVSNDEGKKLVNMGDELKGRVIGQQSAIDKLVKAIQRTRVGLKDPKKPIGSFIFLGPTGVGKTELAKVLATYLFDKDDALVRIDMSEYMEKFSVSRLVGAPPGYVGYEEGGQLTEKIRRKPYSVVLLDEIEKAHPDVFNILLQVLDDGILTDGLGRRVDFRNTIIIMTSNIGVRDLKDFGAGIGFATKKSAETQDDLMKSTIQSALRKAFSPEFLNRLDDVIVFNSLLREDIHKIIDLMLGKLLGRVTNLGYTVELTEKAKDFLAEKGYDPQYGARPLSRAIQRYLEDPVAEEILKGELKDGDVILADYSGEGETLTITVKKPEAVVE
- a CDS encoding GMC oxidoreductase, encoding MDIPQIKKDPIIYDVAIVGSGAGGGMAAYMLAKAGAKVILLEAGGYYDPADPKYITQLKWPWESPRRGASTEFRSGGDFDAAWGGWEIDGEPYSAKAGTEFGWFRSRMLGGRTNHWGRISMRFGPDDFRRRSLSGVGDDWPIGYDDLKPYYDRVDRLIGVFGSVENFPNEPDGIFLPPPKPRLHELMIRKGARSIGIPVIPSRLSILTKPINKDRGSCFYCRQCNRGCQAYADFSASSVLCIPAVKTGNVTLVNGAMVREVLTDSKTGLATGVSYVNNITLEEITVKAKAVMLGASTCESARILLNSKSPRFPNGLANNSGVVGKYLNDSTGASRSGFIPALMDRKRYNEDGVGGMHVFTPWWLDNKKLDFPRGYHIEYGGGMGMPGAGYGGGIESQNGSIPGRDGKLKAAGGYGAGLKDDYRRFYGAYVSMSGRGEPVPLESNFCEIDPNKVDKYGIPTLRFHYKWSDYEVKQAKHMQDTFEEIIHAMGGTPLGPKPGPDTAHGYGLAAPGRIIHEVGTVRMGNDPQKSALNKFQQAHDVKNLFVVDAAPFVSQGDKNVTWTILASSMRTSEYLIDQVKQKNI